A region from the Caldicellulosiruptor naganoensis genome encodes:
- a CDS encoding type II toxin-antitoxin system MqsR family toxin yields the protein MEIEKLKEEVIKSYLLKIKKLIVAGKWGFVKREKNIKFLKEWGLLIDDVKDILLDLQPGDYVKGPEQDHLDGKEGDIWIFKNSRYLDVCIYIKLRYNPPEEVVCISFHEDESQEKGVKKNDE from the coding sequence ATTGAGATTGAAAAGCTAAAAGAAGAGGTTATCAAAAGTTATCTACTCAAAATTAAAAAACTAATAGTAGCAGGGAAATGGGGTTTTGTCAAAAGAGAGAAAAACATAAAATTCTTGAAAGAATGGGGTTTGCTAATAGACGATGTAAAGGACATATTGTTGGACCTTCAGCCAGGAGATTATGTCAAAGGACCAGAGCAAGACCATCTTGATGGTAAAGAAGGTGACATTTGGATTTTCAAAAACAGCAGATACCTGGATGTTTGTATATACATAAAACTAAGGTACAATCCACCAGAAGAAGTGGTGTGCATTTCTTTTCATGAGGATGAATCTCAAGAAAAGGGGGTGAAAAAGAATGATGAATAG
- a CDS encoding ABC transporter substrate-binding protein, whose product MLQKALIIASAFILILGLFAFAFASSSKTVRLGVNFELSGAVAQYGQRTLEGLKMAVEEINKKGGVLGKKIELVVFDNKSDKTEALNIATRLATKEKVLAMLSPVTSGATKSASIAATRYRVPLVSATATDDSVTIDERTGKTKAYVFRICFNDSFQGSVMANFALKTLKVKTAAILYNAASDYSKGLYKNFKEAFTKGGGKVVAEEAFQQGEQNFNGILTKIRDKKPDVIFTPVYYDDAGLIIKQARELGMWMPILGTDGFDDPKVIEKAGKKYATNIFFSTHYSSQDTDKRVQEFVKKYKQKYKIEPNALSALGYDVGYFMADAIKRAGTTADREKLRRALENTKNFVGLTGIISIDSKHNAKKSAVIIEIKNGVYRFKQKLNP is encoded by the coding sequence ATGCTCCAAAAAGCTCTAATCATTGCATCTGCCTTCATTTTAATCTTAGGTTTATTTGCCTTTGCTTTTGCTTCAAGCTCAAAAACAGTAAGGCTTGGAGTTAATTTTGAGTTGTCTGGTGCTGTTGCACAGTACGGACAGAGGACTTTAGAAGGACTTAAGATGGCAGTTGAAGAGATTAATAAAAAGGGTGGAGTTTTAGGAAAGAAAATAGAGCTTGTTGTGTTTGATAACAAATCTGACAAGACAGAAGCGCTAAATATTGCAACAAGGCTTGCAACAAAAGAGAAAGTTTTGGCAATGTTAAGCCCTGTGACATCAGGTGCAACAAAATCTGCTTCAATTGCCGCAACAAGATACAGAGTGCCGCTTGTGTCAGCTACTGCTACAGATGATTCGGTTACAATTGATGAAAGAACTGGCAAGACAAAGGCGTATGTATTCAGAATCTGCTTTAATGACTCGTTCCAAGGAAGTGTTATGGCAAACTTTGCACTCAAGACGTTAAAGGTAAAAACAGCAGCAATTCTTTACAATGCAGCGTCTGATTACAGCAAAGGTCTTTACAAGAACTTTAAAGAGGCATTTACAAAAGGTGGCGGTAAAGTTGTAGCAGAAGAAGCGTTCCAGCAGGGTGAACAGAATTTTAATGGGATATTGACAAAGATAAGGGACAAAAAGCCAGATGTTATCTTTACACCTGTTTACTATGACGATGCAGGACTTATAATCAAGCAGGCAAGAGAACTTGGAATGTGGATGCCAATTCTTGGTACAGACGGGTTTGATGATCCAAAAGTTATTGAAAAGGCAGGAAAAAAATATGCAACAAATATCTTTTTCTCAACCCACTACTCATCACAGGATACAGACAAGAGGGTACAAGAGTTTGTAAAGAAGTACAAGCAAAAATACAAGATAGAACCAAATGCCCTCTCAGCTCTTGGGTATGACGTAGGATATTTTATGGCAGATGCAATAAAACGTGCAGGTACCACAGCTGACAGAGAAAAACTGAGAAGAGCCCTTGAGAATACTAAAAACTTTGTTGGCTTAACAGGCATTATTTCAATTGACTCAAAACACAATGCTAAGAAGTCTGCAGTGATAATTGAAATTAAAAACGGCGTGTACAGATTTAAACAGAAGTTAAATCCGTAA
- a CDS encoding type II TA system antitoxin MqsA family protein, whose translation MMNRAYCPECKKHVEIKVEKNLVKEYKGVQVNVEEHVPHCSECDTELFVPDIENENLKRLYQRYRELTGLITPEEIQKIREKYGLSQRELGQILGWGKMTINRYERGALPSKSHSDILKLILTSEGFFKEKVEEALKSGRITERTYQKTMEKIRDSLADLKKKIISAELEHPEDIYNGFRRFDFEKLENLISYITEKVENLYLSSLNKFLWYIDFMHFKRCLRSITGLRYIKYAYGPVIEKFAYKEIAAYPSDKYTVEEYETPDGAIQTKIKSKGNYDLSVFTSEELQTINMVIDALKDKTCSAISELSHKEVGWQQTPLRELISYEYAKTVSLDSQALQK comes from the coding sequence ATGATGAATAGGGCATATTGTCCGGAGTGTAAAAAGCATGTTGAAATTAAAGTTGAAAAAAATCTAGTTAAAGAATATAAAGGTGTGCAAGTCAATGTTGAAGAACATGTTCCGCATTGCAGTGAGTGCGATACTGAGTTGTTTGTGCCAGACATCGAAAACGAAAATCTAAAAAGGCTCTATCAACGCTATAGAGAGTTGACAGGCTTGATTACCCCTGAAGAAATCCAGAAGATAAGAGAAAAATATGGACTTTCTCAAAGAGAGCTGGGGCAGATACTTGGCTGGGGCAAGATGACAATAAACAGGTATGAAAGAGGAGCTTTACCTTCTAAATCACATAGTGATATTCTTAAACTGATTTTAACATCTGAAGGGTTTTTCAAAGAAAAAGTGGAAGAAGCACTTAAATCTGGGAGAATAACTGAAAGAACATATCAAAAAACAATGGAGAAAATCAGAGACTCTCTTGCTGATTTGAAGAAAAAAATTATCTCTGCAGAGCTTGAACATCCAGAAGATATCTACAATGGATTCAGAAGGTTTGACTTTGAAAAGCTGGAGAATTTGATAAGCTACATTACTGAAAAAGTTGAAAATCTATATTTGAGCAGTCTTAATAAGTTTTTATGGTATATTGATTTTATGCACTTTAAACGTTGTTTACGTTCAATAACTGGCTTAAGATACATCAAATATGCTTATGGGCCAGTGATTGAAAAATTCGCATACAAAGAAATAGCAGCATACCCAAGTGATAAATACACTGTTGAGGAGTATGAGACTCCTGATGGGGCAATCCAAACAAAGATTAAAAGCAAAGGCAACTACGACCTATCAGTATTTACCTCAGAAGAATTGCAGACCATTAATATGGTCATTGATGCGTTGAAAGATAAAACGTGCAGCGCTATTTCAGAGCTGTCTCACAAAGAAGTTGGATGGCAGCAAACTCCGTTGCGTGAACTAATCTCATATGAGTACGCAAAGACAGTGAGTTTAGACAGTCAAGCACTACAGAAATAA
- a CDS encoding methyl-accepting chemotaxis protein produces MKREKGKTEKKQNLKFKRLRLFAKGGRLAKKFALLIFAILVIPILVIDIISISTAVNSVLNESKKSYLAATNSTASYFQLAFKTAQDNGMQLMSNELIQRLYSESKQSTLDEFQKMTLISDANKVVQDLLVANDMFAGIYIIVDKENSLYYPSLPFEINYEKLKKTPWYKKIMEAGGPILIESHTEEFDSVAKANNANMPEYAFSVGMPFKDIAINHTLGVMLLDISKKWMSDVLQDTQISQNGGYMLALCSSGNVILPTEWENTMKLTPDRNTQFVKKILQSQAAGKTNGAFHTEFAGKQFLITYSQVPDTNWTIVGMIPVSQLVEAARRLELIIVVLTILFTLIALVIGIYYALRIVRDLERVTKTFAVAEKGDLTVTLDIKRDDEIGLLSHSFNNMTKNIKDLIEKGVNLSKEVSSAISTLTTIASETAAASNEVAKAIQEIAEGAANQAKEATSVVEAVSKFGEKIDTIVSSAIQMSTLSTNVSQLSNKGTEVVNTLNNVTHETVHITDTMIQTINQLAEYSRSIGKIIQVLSGISEQTKLLALNASIEAAKAGEAGRGFAVVASEIRKLADQSKESTREVEDMIKKIVAQTKAAQEVADKVENVIDQQNSAVEDVASAFSNIKSAMDELIKGIENITESISAIDKEKDTIIHSIENISAISEETAASSQEVSASTQEQLAAIEELRAMTEQLNKLSQDLQAAMQIFKV; encoded by the coding sequence GTGAAAAGAGAGAAAGGAAAAACGGAGAAAAAGCAAAATCTTAAATTTAAAAGATTAAGATTGTTTGCTAAAGGTGGACGACTTGCAAAAAAATTTGCTCTTTTAATTTTTGCTATTTTAGTTATCCCGATTTTGGTTATTGACATAATTTCAATTTCTACAGCTGTAAATTCGGTGTTAAATGAAAGCAAAAAGTCGTACCTTGCAGCGACTAATTCAACTGCAAGCTATTTCCAGCTTGCATTTAAAACGGCACAGGACAATGGCATGCAACTTATGTCAAACGAACTTATTCAAAGACTTTATTCTGAGTCAAAGCAATCTACATTGGATGAGTTTCAAAAAATGACGCTGATATCAGATGCTAATAAGGTAGTCCAAGATTTGTTGGTAGCTAATGATATGTTTGCGGGTATTTATATAATAGTGGACAAGGAGAACTCTCTATATTATCCATCATTACCATTTGAAATCAACTACGAAAAATTGAAGAAAACACCATGGTATAAAAAGATAATGGAGGCTGGAGGACCAATTTTAATAGAGTCTCATACTGAAGAGTTTGATAGCGTTGCAAAGGCAAATAATGCTAATATGCCTGAGTATGCATTTTCAGTAGGCATGCCGTTTAAAGATATTGCAATAAATCACACTTTGGGAGTTATGCTTCTTGATATTAGCAAAAAATGGATGAGCGATGTTCTTCAAGACACACAAATTAGCCAAAATGGTGGATATATGCTGGCATTATGTTCTTCAGGCAACGTAATATTGCCAACTGAATGGGAAAATACAATGAAACTCACACCAGATAGAAACACTCAGTTTGTCAAGAAAATATTGCAATCACAAGCAGCAGGAAAAACAAATGGTGCTTTTCACACTGAATTTGCCGGCAAGCAATTTTTGATTACATACTCACAGGTTCCTGATACAAACTGGACTATTGTTGGAATGATTCCTGTTTCACAACTTGTAGAAGCGGCAAGAAGGCTTGAGCTTATTATAGTTGTGTTGACAATTTTATTCACATTAATCGCGCTTGTGATAGGTATTTACTATGCTTTGAGGATTGTCAGGGACTTAGAAAGGGTTACAAAGACCTTTGCTGTTGCTGAAAAAGGAGACTTGACTGTTACTTTGGATATCAAAAGAGATGACGAGATAGGCCTTCTTTCCCATAGCTTTAACAACATGACAAAGAACATAAAGGACTTGATTGAAAAAGGTGTAAATCTTAGCAAAGAGGTTAGTTCTGCAATCTCAACTCTTACCACAATTGCTTCCGAGACAGCTGCTGCATCAAACGAGGTTGCAAAAGCAATTCAAGAAATTGCAGAAGGTGCGGCAAATCAGGCAAAAGAAGCAACAAGCGTTGTTGAGGCAGTTTCTAAGTTTGGCGAGAAAATTGACACGATTGTTTCATCTGCAATACAAATGAGTACCCTTTCAACGAACGTTTCACAGCTTTCAAACAAGGGAACAGAGGTTGTCAATACCTTGAACAACGTTACTCACGAGACTGTTCACATTACAGATACAATGATTCAAACAATCAATCAGCTTGCAGAGTATTCAAGGTCAATTGGGAAGATTATTCAGGTTTTAAGTGGAATTTCTGAACAGACCAAACTTTTGGCTTTGAATGCCTCAATAGAGGCAGCAAAAGCAGGAGAAGCTGGACGTGGTTTTGCAGTTGTTGCAAGCGAGATTAGAAAACTTGCTGACCAGTCAAAAGAGTCAACAAGGGAAGTTGAGGATATGATAAAGAAGATTGTAGCTCAGACAAAAGCTGCACAAGAGGTTGCGGATAAAGTAGAAAATGTCATTGATCAACAAAACAGTGCTGTGGAGGATGTTGCTTCTGCATTTTCTAACATAAAAAGCGCAATGGATGAGCTTATAAAAGGAATTGAGAATATTACTGAGTCAATTTCTGCAATTGATAAAGAAAAAGATACTATTATTCACAGTATAGAAAATATCTCTGCTATTTCAGAGGAGACAGCAGCATCTTCACAAGAGGTTTCTGCATCGACACAGGAACAGCTTGCAGCAATAGAAGAACTTCGAGCCATGACAGAGCAGCTAAACAAACTTTCTCAAGATTTACAGGCAGCTATGCAGATATTCAAGGTTTAA